A genomic segment from Acyrthosiphon pisum isolate AL4f chromosome A3, pea_aphid_22Mar2018_4r6ur, whole genome shotgun sequence encodes:
- the LOC115032989 gene encoding uncharacterized protein LOC115032989, whose protein sequence is MHMYTKMYIDKLFNKALYNKWEVPLIKLTAEDLENYKLRLIKNKDTPKEDDNNALKQDKTCKINIISKEDKKSKVVKTSENSNTSIDDEPANKKQKLDTNGIDVLKLVLSREGETVNGILNTL, encoded by the exons ATGCATATGTATACCAAAATGTACATCGATAAATTGTTCAACAAAGCTCTTTATAACAAATGGGAAGTTCCGTTGATAAAATTAACTGCAGAAgacttagaaaattataaatt gagactaattaaaaataaggatACACCCAAAGAAGATGATAATAATGCATTAAAACAAGATAAGacatgtaaaatcaatataatatctaaagaggataaaaaatcaaaagtcGTTAAAACATCTGAAAACAGTAATACATCTATAGATGACGAGCCTGCTAATAAAAAACAGAAGTTAGATACAAATGGAATAGATGTTTTGAAATTGGTGTTATCTAGAGAGGGTGAAACAGTAAATGGAATATTAAACACCttataa
- the LOC100569144 gene encoding vacuolar protein sorting-associated protein 35-like isoform X1: protein MEPTPAESPKSKNFIVLSGILEEIVSCRSRDAITQEYLMECIIQISMDHGGNSLEPPLED, encoded by the exons ATGGAACCGACACCAGCAGAAAGTCCAAAGTCGAAGAActtca TAGTTTTATCTGGTATTTTGGAAGAAATTGTTAGTTGTCGAAGTCGAGATGCAATTACCCAAGAGTATCTTATGGAATGTATAATTCAG ATTTCCATGGACCATGGAGGTAATTCATTAGAACCACCGTTGGAAGACTGA
- the LOC100569144 gene encoding vacuolar protein sorting-associated protein 35-like isoform X2 has product MEPTPAESPKSKNFILSGILEEIVSCRSRDAITQEYLMECIIQISMDHGGNSLEPPLED; this is encoded by the exons ATGGAACCGACACCAGCAGAAAGTCCAAAGTCGAAGAActtca TTTTATCTGGTATTTTGGAAGAAATTGTTAGTTGTCGAAGTCGAGATGCAATTACCCAAGAGTATCTTATGGAATGTATAATTCAG ATTTCCATGGACCATGGAGGTAATTCATTAGAACCACCGTTGGAAGACTGA